The proteins below come from a single Drosophila kikkawai strain 14028-0561.14 chromosome 3R, DkikHiC1v2, whole genome shotgun sequence genomic window:
- the l(3)neo38 gene encoding uncharacterized protein l(3)neo38, translated as MMNFSAFGGPFSGIHQFAAKFDAQTPGAFGTPPAAAVNAAAAAAAAGTDNHVQRYQTNGNHFNQNVPNVSAANNMQYGQNISIPYSQPQGDLNFLNAAAAADHKGKIHPKIERDREEVLNQQILQNVNQSWQTLANTANTVDYSSHLLSATLPISIQHFLKYSETIKKESTGDVLKNGTNLASLALGGVALTPSNNGANGGHHNGLVGMEHGGHMTNMTDANGATLTNGGASNGVNGNANGTVSNGGAGAVSSTGSVGTTNASGATGTATGKKTKKKKPPKEKKPRPKPGEIRETKALDGSTLYCCPECQMAYPDRSLIEQHVISHAVERRFVCDICNAALKRKDHLTRHKLSHIPDRPHVCNICMKSFKRKEQLTLHIVIHSGEKKHVCIECGKGFYRKDHLRKHTRSHIARRVKSEVSAQNVNGSGGGGGGGGGGGGGGNSAQNNALHGS; from the exons ATGATGAACTTCTCCGCGTTCGGCGGCCCCTTCTCCGGCATCCATCAGTTTGCCGCTAAATTTGATGCTCAGACGCCCGGCGCCTTCGGTACGCCCCCCGCCGCCGCTGTGAATGCAGCAGCCGCTGCGGCGGCCGCCGGCACCGATAACCATGTGCAGCGCTATCAGACCAATGGCAATCACTTTAATCAGAATGTGCCCAACG TTTCGGCTGCCAACAACATGCAATATGGCCAGAATATATCCATACCGTACTCACAGCCGCAGGGCGATCTGAACTTTCTCAATGCAGCCGCAGCGGCCGATCATAAGGGTAAAATCCATCCAAAAATCGAACGTGACCGGGAAGAAG TCCTCAATCAGCAGATCCTGCAGAATGTGAACCAATCCTGGCAAACGCTGGCCAACACGGCCAACACGGTGGACTACTCGTCACACCTGCTCTCCGCCACACTGCCCATCTCCATTCAGCACTTCCTCAAGTACTCGGAGACCATCAAGAAGGAGTCCACCGGGGATGTCCTCAAGAACGGCACCAATCTGGCCAGCCTGGCGCTGGGTGGCGTTGCCCTGACGCCCAGTAATAATGGGGCTAATGGGGGCCACCACAACGGACTGGTGGGCATGGAGCACGGCGGTCATATGACTAACATGACGGACGCCAACGGTGCGACGCTGACGAATGGAGGAGCCAGCAACGGGGTGAACGGAAATGCCAATGGGACGGTGAGCAATGGCGGCGCCGGGGCGGTATCCAGTACCGGATCCGTGGGCACCACGAATGCCAGCGGCGCCACCGGCACAGCCACCGGCAAGAAgaccaaaaagaagaaaccACCAAAGGAGAAGAAGCCGCGCCCCAAGCCTGGCGAGATCCGCGAGACGAAGGCGCTGGACGGCTCAACGCTATACTGCTGCCCGGAGTGCCAGATGGCCTATCCGGACCGCAGCCTCATCGAGCAGCACGTTATCTCGCACGCCGTAGAGCGGCGCTTCGTCTGCGACATCTGCAATGCGGCGCTGAAGCGCAAGGACCACCTGACCAGGCACAAGCTCTCCCACATACCGGACAGACCGCATGTGTGCAAT atCTGCATGAAGTCCTTCAAGCGCAAGGAGCAGCTAACTCTGCACATTGTCATCCATTCCGGCGAGAAGAAGCATGTATGCATTGAGTGTGGAAAAG GTTTCTATCGCAAGGACCACTTGCGCAAGCACACGCGGTCCCACATCGCCCGACGCGTCAAGTCGGAGGTGTCGGCGCAGAACGTGAACGGAtccggcggcggaggaggcggaggcggcggcggtggtggtggcggcaaCAGTGCGCAGAACAACGCGCTGCACGGCTCCTGA